CTTGATGGCGATACTTTTGGCCCGGAGCTTACGGCCCAGCTGAAGAAAAAGCTCAAGGGCCTGGCCGGGCTGCAATTGATTCGCCGTCCCGGCCGCGATGGCCGCCAGATCGGCACCATGCACCGGTGCTACCTGGTGTGGGCCGAGCAGGGCGTGATGGAATTGGTCCTTTTGACCGGTCCGGAAAAGATCCTGGACCTGGATCTCACTGCGCCGGGTCGCAACGGGGGAGGATCCCTCGATACGCCGCTGGTTTTGGTGTGCACCCACGCTAAGCGCGATAAGTGCTGCGCCGTGAAGGGCCGGCCGCTCGCCGCGGAGCTGGTGGAGGATTACCCGGATATGGTGTGGGAGACCTCGCACACGAAGGGGCACCGCTTCGCGCCCTCGGTCATGCTCATGCCCTGGGCCTATTCCTTTGGCCGGATGAATAAGGAAGCCGCCGCGCAGATGATTGCGGCGGCGGCGCAAGGAAAGTATTTCTACCCGGTCAATCGCGGGCGCGGCATCTTCGGCCCGCGCGGCCAGGTGGCGGAGTTGGCGGTAGCGCGCGAGCTTATCGATGCCTCCGAGGACCTCTACTATGGTCAGCTCCACGCAGAAGACGAAAAGCAGGGCCCCGTGGTCACGCATGCCGATGGCCGGCGGTGGAGCGTGACGCTCGAGCAGCGCGCCGTGGAAGGAGTGGTCTCGTCCTGCGGCGACGCGCCCAAGACCGGCAAGGCGCTTGTGGCCACGGGCGTGGAGCTTATTAGCGGCGCATAACCTTGGAGGAGAGCCAGTTGCCGAAGAACTGCGCGGCCTGCACCAGCACGATGATGATAAGCGTGGCCACGACGGTGACTTCCCACTCGAAGGCGCGGTAGCCGTAGACGATGGCGAAGTCACCCAGTCCGCCGCCGCCGACGTAGCCGGCCATGGCGGACATATCCACGATGGCGATAAAGAGGAAGGTATAGCCCAGAATCAGCGGGCCGAGGGCCTCCGGGATAATCACGGAGGTAATGATCTTCCACGGTGAAGCGCCCATGGCGCGGGCGGCCTCGATAACGCCTGGGTCGATGGCCACGAGGTTTTGTTCCACCACGCGCGCCACGGAGAACGTGGCGGCGATGACCATCACGAAGGTGGCCGGTTCACGGCCGATGGACCCGCCCATCACGGCGACGGTGAGCGGCTGCGCAAACGCCAGCAAAATAATAAACGGGATGGGGCGAACGAAGTTCACCAGCAGGTTGACCACCAGGTAGACGGCCTTATTTTGCAGGATGCCGCCCGGGCGGGCGGTGTAGAGCAAGATGCCGAGCCCCAGGCCCAGAATGCCGGCGACGACGAGGGTGGTCGAGACCATGATGAGGGTGTCGACGATGGCATCGACAAGCGATCCGCCCAAGCGGTCCCAGTCGGCGGCGGCGAGATAGTTGACGTTCATCGTTCAATCTCCTCAATTTGAGTGGTGGCAGATAGGGCGCGGTAGAACTCTTCGATGGCGGCGTCGTTGCCGCTCAAGCGCACGGTGAGCTTGCCAAAGGAGTGCTGCTGCAAGGTGGTAATGCCGCCGTGGACGACGGCGATGGATACGCCCGCATCCTTCAGCTTGGCCGCGGCGCCGAAAAAGCCGGATTCCTCGGTCAGGTTGATGGTAAACAGGCGGCCTTCGTGGGCGAGCAGGTCATCGGTTTCCACCACGTCGGGCTCATTGCGCAGCGAGGTGGCGACGAACTTGGCGGCCACGGCGGTCTGGGGATTGGAAAAGACCTGGTAGACGCTGCCTTGTTCCACGACGTGGCCATTTTCCATCACCGCAACCTTATCCGCGATGGAGCGCACGACCTCCATTTCGTGGGTGATGACCACGATGGTGATGCCGAGCTCCTTATTCGCCCGGCGCAGCAG
The window above is part of the Corynebacterium accolens genome. Proteins encoded here:
- a CDS encoding sucrase ferredoxin; the encoded protein is MTDFCSDYQVEPLPGTAKKESVFVLFEWPGGWSRDVLDGDTFGPELTAQLKKKLKGLAGLQLIRRPGRDGRQIGTMHRCYLVWAEQGVMELVLLTGPEKILDLDLTAPGRNGGGSLDTPLVLVCTHAKRDKCCAVKGRPLAAELVEDYPDMVWETSHTKGHRFAPSVMLMPWAYSFGRMNKEAAAQMIAAAAQGKYFYPVNRGRGIFGPRGQVAELAVARELIDASEDLYYGQLHAEDEKQGPVVTHADGRRWSVTLEQRAVEGVVSSCGDAPKTGKALVATGVELISGA
- a CDS encoding methionine ABC transporter permease, with product MNVNYLAAADWDRLGGSLVDAIVDTLIMVSTTLVVAGILGLGLGILLYTARPGGILQNKAVYLVVNLLVNFVRPIPFIILLAFAQPLTVAVMGGSIGREPATFVMVIAATFSVARVVEQNLVAIDPGVIEAARAMGASPWKIITSVIIPEALGPLILGYTFLFIAIVDMSAMAGYVGGGGLGDFAIVYGYRAFEWEVTVVATLIIIVLVQAAQFFGNWLSSKVMRR